A region from the Peptococcus niger genome encodes:
- a CDS encoding integrase core domain-containing protein, which yields MASITEEMRFRQRLCEYTIKYGVTKAARKYHTNRQFVYRQLKKYDGSVRSLALKSRKPHYSPNAHTEGELALIKRMLKRNGIYGLAEVYVRCLSKGYTRSFGSMCRQIRKKGYKKPTIHRKSYTNYKRMDGEYPGHKVQVDNGAEFVNDAERTDKLGLFQKIAESLGMQIRKTRPYSPWQNGKVERSHREDGKILYKRKVFTSEAELKKQVQKHEDRYNRTAKTSIDFKSPNQVVEEYFSKCNICLDI from the coding sequence ATGGCAAGTATAACCGAAGAAATGCGCTTTCGCCAGCGTCTATGTGAATATACAATCAAATATGGCGTCACAAAGGCAGCAAGAAAGTATCATACGAACCGCCAGTTCGTATACCGACAGTTGAAAAAGTACGACGGGAGCGTTAGGAGCCTTGCGCTGAAGTCCCGAAAGCCTCATTACAGCCCTAACGCCCATACAGAAGGTGAACTCGCCCTCATAAAACGCATGCTGAAACGCAACGGAATCTACGGCCTGGCAGAAGTCTATGTAAGATGTCTAAGCAAAGGCTACACCAGAAGCTTCGGCAGCATGTGTCGGCAGATACGCAAGAAAGGTTACAAGAAGCCGACAATACACAGGAAGAGCTATACAAACTACAAAAGAATGGACGGAGAATACCCGGGGCATAAAGTACAAGTAGACAATGGAGCAGAGTTCGTCAATGATGCAGAACGTACCGACAAACTTGGCCTATTTCAGAAAATAGCAGAGAGCCTGGGGATGCAGATCAGAAAGACGCGGCCCTACTCCCCCTGGCAGAACGGCAAAGTAGAACGTTCCCATCGCGAAGACGGAAAGATTCTTTATAAAAGAAAAGTATTCACCAGCGAAGCGGAACTTAAAAAGCAAGTACAAAAACATGAAGACCGCTATAACCGAACGGCAAAGACAAGTATAGACTTCAAAAGTCCTAATCAGGTAGTAGAAGAGTATTTCTCAAAGTGTAACATATGTCTTGACATTTAA
- a CDS encoding YitT family protein translates to MNKSFLKEIKWEAASRYIACVFGAALYGIGLNIFVGPIELYMGGVTGIAQIGNMLSSQLFGIHANMTGYVIFIINVPLLFVAYKYMNRVFFIKTVLTIIAETLAFSWIPIPAAPLVNDPLTLSIIGGIISGFGCGFILRYGGSSGGVDILGVYAAMKNPNISVGRISLMISAVVFIFCFFVYPFETVIYSVIYTLVTTFVYEKVYLQNIKVSVLVITKQPENWVYINNVLKRGATVWRGVGAYSGKDTYIIFSVVSKYEMPILRRYLREKDPNSFMVAWDQVTVNGHFQSHLFS, encoded by the coding sequence ATGAACAAGTCGTTTTTGAAAGAAATCAAATGGGAAGCGGCCAGTCGCTATATTGCCTGTGTTTTCGGTGCTGCTTTGTATGGCATCGGGCTGAATATTTTTGTCGGGCCGATAGAACTGTACATGGGGGGCGTGACGGGTATTGCCCAGATTGGGAATATGCTCTCGTCTCAACTTTTCGGCATTCATGCGAATATGACCGGTTATGTGATCTTCATCATCAATGTCCCCCTGCTCTTTGTTGCCTATAAATACATGAACCGCGTTTTTTTTATCAAAACGGTCCTCACCATCATTGCGGAAACCCTTGCTTTTTCATGGATTCCCATTCCGGCGGCGCCTCTGGTGAACGACCCGCTGACCTTGTCCATCATCGGGGGCATTATCAGTGGCTTCGGCTGCGGCTTTATTTTACGCTACGGCGGGTCTTCCGGCGGGGTAGATATTTTAGGAGTCTATGCGGCCATGAAAAACCCCAATATCAGCGTGGGCCGCATCTCTTTGATGATCAGTGCAGTGGTCTTTATTTTTTGTTTTTTCGTCTACCCCTTTGAAACGGTCATTTACTCGGTCATTTATACGCTGGTGACCACCTTTGTTTATGAAAAGGTCTACCTGCAAAACATCAAGGTCAGCGTTTTGGTCATTACCAAGCAACCGGAAAACTGGGTCTACATCAATAATGTTTTAAAGCGGGGCGCAACCGTATGGCGGGGGGTCGGCGCATATTCAGGCAAAGACACCTATATTATTTTTTCAGTGGTCAGCAAGTATGAGATGCCGATTTTACGCCGCTATTTGCGTGAAAAGGACCCGAATTCCTTCATGGTGGCATGGGATCAGGTGACGGTGAATGGCCATTTCCAGAGCCATCTCTTTTCATAA
- a CDS encoding acyl-ACP thioesterase domain-containing protein, whose translation MTSYQTVVDDGQSEAGGYLSLPGLMHIFAAAALKDEAGPVAEAVQANRLTWMVTDFTLTVEAWPRSGQGVTCSTRRSAADHLYFYRDYVLSAGQGPYALGRMAWLLADGQTHRPVPVAKAPASVMAAMAPAPLGARQLAVKRLRFRGLGPFTPAGVWRADEATIDFNGHVNHICYANWIEEAVQRRRATLDRPTFLQMSWLREVRLGERVALEVLAEGDRWLAQGKLADGRPCVRAVLAYGPEDPLV comes from the coding sequence GTGACCAGCTATCAAACGGTTGTAGACGACGGTCAGTCGGAAGCGGGTGGGTATTTGTCGCTCCCCGGCCTAATGCATATCTTTGCGGCAGCTGCCCTCAAAGATGAGGCAGGCCCGGTGGCGGAGGCGGTGCAGGCGAACCGGCTCACCTGGATGGTGACGGATTTCACCTTGACCGTAGAGGCTTGGCCGCGGTCAGGGCAAGGGGTGACCTGCTCTACCCGGCGGAGCGCGGCCGATCACCTGTATTTTTACCGGGACTATGTTCTATCGGCAGGCCAGGGGCCTTATGCCCTTGGCCGGATGGCCTGGCTCTTGGCCGATGGGCAGACCCACCGACCGGTTCCGGTGGCCAAGGCACCGGCTTCGGTGATGGCCGCAATGGCGCCGGCGCCTTTAGGGGCGCGGCAGTTGGCGGTCAAACGTTTGCGCTTTCGCGGACTGGGGCCCTTTACGCCGGCAGGCGTCTGGCGGGCGGATGAAGCGACCATTGACTTTAACGGGCATGTGAACCATATCTGCTATGCCAACTGGATTGAAGAGGCCGTTCAGCGGCGCCGGGCGACCCTGGACCGGCCGACCTTTTTGCAAATGAGCTGGTTGCGTGAAGTTCGTCTGGGTGAACGTGTCGCCTTAGAAGTATTGGCGGAGGGAGATCGCTGGCTAGCCCAGGGCAAATTGGCAGATGGACGGCCCTGCGTTCGGGCTGTGCTGGCCTATGGCCCGGAAGATCCCCTTGTTTGA
- a CDS encoding HD domain-containing protein: MQTDIQRNDAIALLKEYNPDPFHMVHALTMEGIMAYMADKLGYGAEKDFWAMVGLLHDVDFGTYPEEHLQHARRLLETIDAEEELIHAVLSHGYGICSDVEPTHEMEKVLFAMDELSGLIWAGVLVRPSGSLQDMEVKSVKKKFKDKHFAAGCNRDIIRRGAEQLGWEMADLQQQTLEAMKADEARLRQEVAKWAPDYPLPLQQ, translated from the coding sequence ATGCAAACAGATATTCAACGAAATGATGCCATCGCCCTGTTAAAGGAATACAATCCGGACCCCTTTCACATGGTGCACGCCTTGACCATGGAAGGGATTATGGCCTATATGGCGGATAAATTAGGCTATGGCGCCGAGAAAGATTTTTGGGCCATGGTCGGTCTTTTGCACGATGTAGATTTTGGAACCTATCCGGAAGAACACTTGCAACATGCCCGTCGCCTTTTGGAGACCATTGACGCGGAAGAAGAGTTGATTCACGCGGTTTTATCCCACGGGTACGGGATTTGCAGCGATGTGGAGCCAACGCACGAGATGGAAAAGGTGCTCTTTGCCATGGACGAATTAAGCGGTCTGATCTGGGCCGGTGTCCTGGTGCGGCCTTCCGGATCCTTGCAGGACATGGAAGTCAAAAGCGTTAAGAAAAAATTCAAAGATAAGCACTTCGCCGCCGGTTGCAACCGGGACATTATTCGCCGTGGTGCCGAGCAATTGGGCTGGGAAATGGCGGATCTGCAGCAGCAGACCCTGGAAGCCATGAAGGCGGATGAAGCCCGTTTGCGTCAGGAAGTGGCCAAGTGGGCACCGGATTATCCGCTGCCCCTACAGCAATAA
- a CDS encoding CynX/NimT family MFS transporter, translating to MRKNSSQGLIIFVLISFILFTANYTQYQLSPLAPQLMDLMQIDAAAFTSAFTAPMIPAIFFSLISGLLVDRYGARPILGLAVTLMALGTVVRLFSDQYAVFFFAMFLSGFGPAFLNANAAKLFGAYYTLTRAHRVLGISFAFGCLGMTVGMGTTALLPSIRAAYLIAAVLSLLAVPAWWGLVEKAPVVKDHSDLSLTDGLKAVMAHRGIWATALALFFIMGGALLVNATMPTALASRGLSAVAAGGYSSMITVGAIVGSFMTPYIANWLKSLRRAIIVIVAVGILALSLAWQLPTGLPLTAGLFLCGFTTSGVLPLLLAIPLSLQGIGVRLAGTAGGFIATFELLGAVVIPSHVILPLAGDHLTTAFIGASLCMVLTVVAIFFLPTLKTNP from the coding sequence ATGAGGAAAAATTCATCGCAAGGGCTCATTATTTTTGTGCTCATTTCCTTTATTTTATTTACAGCTAATTACACCCAGTACCAGCTGTCACCTTTGGCCCCGCAGCTGATGGATCTGATGCAGATTGATGCGGCGGCCTTTACATCGGCCTTTACGGCGCCGATGATTCCGGCGATTTTTTTCAGCCTAATCAGCGGCCTCTTGGTGGATCGGTATGGGGCACGGCCTATTTTAGGCCTGGCTGTGACCCTCATGGCCCTTGGCACGGTGGTCCGTCTTTTTAGCGACCAATACGCCGTTTTCTTTTTTGCCATGTTTTTATCCGGCTTCGGCCCGGCCTTTTTAAACGCCAATGCAGCCAAGCTCTTCGGGGCCTATTATACCTTGACGCGGGCCCACCGCGTACTGGGGATATCCTTTGCCTTCGGTTGTTTGGGCATGACGGTGGGCATGGGCACCACCGCTCTTTTGCCCTCCATCCGGGCAGCCTATCTGATAGCCGCCGTTCTATCGCTATTGGCGGTCCCGGCTTGGTGGGGGCTGGTTGAGAAAGCGCCGGTGGTTAAAGATCACTCGGACTTATCCTTGACCGATGGGCTAAAGGCGGTCATGGCCCACCGGGGCATTTGGGCCACGGCCCTGGCCCTCTTTTTCATAATGGGCGGCGCCCTCCTGGTTAATGCAACCATGCCCACGGCCCTGGCGTCTCGCGGTTTATCTGCTGTCGCCGCCGGCGGCTACAGTTCAATGATTACCGTCGGCGCCATTGTCGGCAGTTTTATGACGCCCTATATTGCCAATTGGCTTAAAAGCCTGCGCCGGGCGATTATCGTCATCGTCGCAGTGGGCATCCTGGCCCTGTCCCTGGCCTGGCAATTGCCGACCGGCCTTCCCCTGACGGCCGGACTTTTCTTATGCGGTTTCACCACCAGCGGTGTCCTGCCCCTGCTCTTAGCCATCCCCCTCAGCCTCCAGGGCATCGGCGTTCGGCTGGCCGGGACTGCCGGCGGCTTTATAGCAACCTTTGAACTCTTAGGCGCCGTCGTCATTCCCAGCCATGTAATTTTGCCCCTGGCCGGCGACCACTTGACCACCGCCTTTATCGGCGCCAGCTTATGCATGGTCTTGACGGTGGTGGCTATCTTTTTCCTGCCAACCTTAAAAACAAACCCGTAA
- the thiC gene encoding phosphomethylpyrimidine synthase ThiC, whose translation MSNYPTQMAAAKAGHITPEMKLVAEKEHRTPEWICERVAKGTIAIPCNINHKSISAEGIGDGLRTKINVNLGISGDAKDYDLEMDKVRMAINMGAESIMDLSNYGKTRDFRTALVNESTAMIGTVPMYDAIGYLEKDLMNITADDFLEVVEAHAKEGVDFMTIHAGINRRAVEAFRRAGRRMNIVSRGGSLLFAWMMMTDNENPFFEHYDKVLEILRAYDCTISIGDALRPGCIDDSSDAAQLSELIEIGHLTKRAWEADVQVLVEGPGHMAMNEIAANMAIEKRLCHGAPFYVLGPLVTDIAPGYDHITSAIGGAIAAQNGANFLCYVTPAEHLRLPDLDDVREGIVASKIAAHAADIALNLPGARDRDNAMGDARHALNWPRMFKLALDPEKAQRYYESTPIAERHTCSMCGKMCAVRTTNRILNGQDVSFVTEIESC comes from the coding sequence ATGAGCAATTATCCAACCCAAATGGCTGCCGCCAAAGCCGGCCACATCACCCCTGAAATGAAACTCGTCGCTGAAAAAGAACACCGCACCCCTGAGTGGATTTGCGAACGTGTTGCCAAGGGGACCATTGCCATTCCCTGCAACATCAACCACAAAAGCATTTCCGCCGAAGGCATCGGTGACGGTCTGCGCACGAAAATCAATGTCAACCTAGGCATCAGCGGTGACGCCAAAGACTATGACCTGGAAATGGACAAGGTCCGCATGGCCATCAATATGGGCGCCGAATCCATCATGGACTTGTCCAACTACGGCAAGACCCGCGATTTCCGTACCGCCCTGGTCAACGAGTCCACTGCCATGATCGGCACCGTGCCCATGTATGACGCCATCGGGTATTTGGAAAAAGACTTGATGAACATCACCGCTGACGACTTTTTAGAAGTGGTGGAAGCCCATGCCAAAGAAGGCGTTGACTTTATGACCATCCACGCCGGGATCAACCGCCGGGCCGTGGAAGCCTTCCGCCGTGCCGGGCGCCGGATGAACATCGTCAGCCGTGGCGGCTCCTTGCTCTTTGCCTGGATGATGATGACCGATAATGAAAACCCCTTCTTTGAACATTACGACAAGGTCCTGGAAATCCTGCGGGCTTATGACTGCACCATTTCCATCGGCGACGCCCTCCGCCCGGGCTGCATTGATGATTCTTCCGACGCCGCTCAACTGTCCGAGCTGATTGAAATCGGCCACTTGACCAAGCGCGCCTGGGAGGCCGATGTCCAAGTTCTCGTCGAAGGCCCTGGCCATATGGCCATGAACGAAATTGCCGCCAATATGGCCATTGAAAAGCGTCTCTGCCATGGCGCCCCCTTCTACGTCTTAGGGCCCCTGGTTACAGACATTGCACCCGGTTACGACCACATCACCAGCGCCATTGGCGGAGCCATCGCTGCCCAAAACGGGGCCAACTTCCTTTGCTACGTTACCCCGGCGGAACACCTGCGCCTGCCGGACTTGGACGATGTCCGCGAAGGCATTGTGGCCTCCAAGATTGCCGCTCACGCAGCGGACATTGCCTTGAACTTACCCGGCGCCCGCGATCGGGACAACGCCATGGGCGATGCCCGGCATGCCCTTAACTGGCCTCGTATGTTTAAACTGGCCCTAGATCCGGAAAAGGCCCAGCGCTATTACGAAAGCACCCCCATCGCCGAACGCCACACCTGCTCCATGTGCGGCAAGATGTGCGCCGTGCGGACCACCAATCGGATTCTCAATGGACAAGACGTATCTTTTGTCACGGAAATTGAATCCTGCTAA
- a CDS encoding thiamine phosphate synthase, whose amino-acid sequence MSKLFVVTERKLVAGDFLEHLRRIIAARPHAIILREKDLSFSAYLSLVDQLIPLCENADIHLILNWRDPMIRYPGTLVQLPYAVAKNGPVGTPFAVSVHSVAEIDQLNDSQAAYYLVGNIYETSCKPGKAACGLAFLTECTHAARQPVIAIGGITPERVPDILATGAAGYAVRSPLMTAADPVSLIKRFHQFEKKESRQ is encoded by the coding sequence ATGTCTAAACTCTTTGTCGTTACAGAACGCAAACTGGTCGCCGGCGATTTTCTGGAGCATTTGCGCCGCATCATCGCCGCACGACCGCACGCCATTATCTTGCGTGAAAAAGATTTATCTTTCAGTGCCTACTTGAGCTTGGTCGACCAGTTGATACCCCTTTGTGAAAACGCCGATATTCATCTCATTCTCAATTGGCGTGATCCGATGATACGCTATCCGGGGACCCTGGTGCAATTGCCCTATGCAGTGGCCAAAAACGGACCTGTCGGCACCCCCTTCGCCGTCTCGGTGCACAGCGTCGCCGAAATTGACCAATTAAATGACAGCCAGGCCGCCTATTACCTGGTGGGCAATATTTACGAAACCAGCTGTAAACCCGGAAAAGCCGCCTGCGGTTTAGCTTTTCTCACTGAATGTACACACGCAGCCCGACAACCCGTTATTGCAATCGGTGGCATTACGCCTGAGCGCGTCCCTGACATCCTAGCAACCGGTGCTGCCGGATATGCGGTGCGCAGTCCGCTGATGACTGCTGCCGATCCGGTTTCACTTATAAAACGTTTTCATCAATTTGAAAAAAAGGAGTCTCGCCAATGA
- the thiH gene encoding 2-iminoacetate synthase ThiH, protein MIDQNTNHMEYQEGMEAIDGALMEDIVKTIHQTDFDAFTAKDVRRALNADQLSELDFTALLSPAAEPFLDELAHKAQQLTRRYFGNTVSLFTPLYIANYCENYCVYCGFNSHNHIARAKLDFPTIEKELDAIAATGLKEVLILTGESRNASPVSYIAEACRLASKKFRTVGVEVYPLNSDEYAELHAAGCDYVTVFQETYQPDIYSELHLGGHKRIFPYRFNAQERALMGGMRGVGFAALLGLADWRRDALATGLHATRLQKKYPHATIAFSCPRLRPIKGQSDYPHRGISEAQLLQIICAYRLLAPYAAITVSTRERAGFRDNIITIAATKVSGGVSTGIGEHTSDAEKTGDAQFDINDTRSVKEMADTIRAHGMQPSFADDIYV, encoded by the coding sequence ATGATTGATCAAAACACCAACCACATGGAATACCAAGAAGGCATGGAAGCCATAGATGGCGCCTTAATGGAGGACATTGTCAAGACCATCCATCAAACAGATTTTGATGCCTTTACCGCAAAAGATGTCCGTCGGGCCCTCAATGCCGACCAACTTTCCGAGCTTGACTTTACGGCTTTACTGTCGCCGGCAGCTGAACCCTTCTTAGATGAGCTGGCCCACAAGGCCCAACAGCTGACGCGCCGCTACTTCGGCAATACGGTATCCCTTTTTACCCCGCTTTACATTGCCAATTATTGCGAAAACTACTGTGTTTATTGCGGCTTCAACAGCCACAACCACATTGCCCGTGCCAAGCTGGATTTTCCGACCATTGAAAAGGAACTGGATGCCATTGCCGCCACCGGCCTCAAAGAAGTCCTGATTTTAACCGGTGAAAGCCGCAATGCCTCCCCTGTTTCCTATATTGCCGAAGCCTGCCGCCTGGCTTCTAAAAAATTCCGCACCGTGGGGGTCGAAGTTTATCCCCTTAACTCTGATGAATACGCCGAATTGCACGCCGCCGGCTGCGATTACGTGACGGTATTCCAGGAAACCTACCAGCCGGATATCTACAGCGAGTTGCACTTAGGCGGCCATAAGCGCATCTTCCCCTACCGCTTTAACGCCCAGGAACGGGCCCTTATGGGCGGCATGCGCGGCGTCGGTTTTGCTGCTTTACTGGGCTTGGCCGACTGGCGCCGGGATGCGCTGGCAACGGGCCTGCACGCCACCCGGCTGCAGAAAAAGTACCCCCACGCCACCATCGCCTTTTCCTGCCCGCGCTTGCGTCCCATTAAGGGGCAGAGCGATTACCCCCACCGTGGCATCAGTGAAGCACAACTGCTGCAAATCATTTGTGCCTATCGGCTGTTAGCGCCTTACGCAGCCATCACCGTATCCACCCGTGAACGGGCCGGGTTCCGCGATAACATCATCACCATTGCCGCCACCAAGGTTTCTGGCGGCGTTTCCACCGGCATCGGCGAACACACTTCCGATGCAGAGAAAACCGGTGATGCTCAATTTGACATTAACGATACCCGCAGCGTTAAAGAAATGGCCGATACCATTCGCGCCCACGGCATGCAGCCTTCCTTTGCCGACGACATCTATGTCTAA
- a CDS encoding thiazole synthase: protein MSDDKLILGNHSFDSRFILGSGKFSLPLIQAAINDAKAEIITLALRRANQGGQENILDFIPQGVTLLPNTSGARNADEAATIARLSRELGCGDMVKIEVIRDSKYLLPDNAETVRATEILAKEGFTVLPYMYPDLNTARDLVNAGAAAVMPLAAPIGSNRGLSTKDFIQILINEIDLPIIVDAGLGRPSEACACMEMGAAACMVNTAIATASNIPAMAKAFADAINAGRMAYHARLGRVLDAGEGASASSPLTGFLRDPEDDHD from the coding sequence ATGTCTGACGATAAGTTAATTTTAGGGAATCATTCCTTTGATTCACGTTTTATTTTAGGGTCCGGGAAATTTTCCCTGCCACTCATTCAGGCCGCGATCAATGATGCCAAAGCGGAAATCATCACCCTGGCCTTGCGCCGTGCCAATCAAGGCGGCCAAGAAAATATTTTGGACTTTATTCCGCAAGGGGTGACCTTGCTGCCCAATACCAGCGGTGCCCGCAATGCAGATGAAGCGGCCACTATCGCCCGCCTGTCCCGCGAACTGGGCTGTGGCGATATGGTAAAAATTGAAGTCATCCGCGACAGCAAATATTTATTGCCGGATAATGCGGAAACGGTCCGGGCCACTGAAATTCTGGCCAAAGAAGGCTTTACCGTATTGCCCTACATGTACCCGGATTTAAACACCGCCAGAGACTTGGTCAATGCCGGCGCTGCCGCCGTCATGCCCTTGGCTGCACCGATTGGTTCAAACCGCGGCCTATCCACCAAGGACTTTATCCAAATTTTGATTAATGAAATTGACCTGCCGATCATCGTTGATGCCGGCTTGGGTCGCCCATCTGAAGCCTGCGCCTGCATGGAAATGGGCGCCGCTGCCTGCATGGTGAACACCGCCATTGCCACAGCCAGCAACATTCCTGCCATGGCCAAGGCCTTCGCCGATGCGATTAACGCCGGACGCATGGCCTACCATGCCCGCTTAGGCCGGGTCCTGGACGCCGGCGAAGGCGCCAGCGCCTCGTCACCCTTGACCGGCTTTTTAAGAGATCCGGAGGACGACCATGATTGA
- the thiF gene encoding sulfur carrier protein ThiS adenylyltransferase ThiF: MLAEELKAIRIARHGQEATEKLAAASIGIAGLGGLGSHIAMALARMGVGHMVLADFDRVDLSNIQRQNYTLAQVGELKTAATAANLMAVHPTLALSLYDHRLTPDNIPALFGQCDIVCEAFDDSEQKAMLVTSLLTNTAVRIIANSGMAGCASGNLIQSRKRFDRLWLCGDGESDVATDGHLYAPRVALCANHAALLVLRLVLGYDQP; this comes from the coding sequence ATGTTGGCGGAGGAATTAAAGGCCATTCGCATCGCCCGCCACGGGCAAGAGGCCACAGAGAAGCTGGCAGCAGCCAGCATCGGGATTGCCGGCCTGGGCGGTTTGGGCTCGCATATTGCCATGGCGCTGGCCCGTATGGGCGTTGGGCATATGGTTTTGGCGGATTTTGACCGCGTTGATTTATCCAATATTCAGCGGCAAAATTACACCCTCGCCCAGGTGGGCGAGTTGAAAACCGCCGCCACCGCTGCCAACCTGATGGCCGTTCACCCGACCTTAGCGCTAAGCTTGTACGACCACCGTTTAACGCCGGACAACATTCCGGCGCTGTTCGGCCAGTGTGACATTGTCTGTGAAGCCTTTGACGACAGCGAACAAAAAGCCATGCTGGTGACCAGCTTGCTGACGAATACGGCTGTAAGGATCATTGCCAATTCAGGCATGGCAGGCTGTGCCAGCGGCAATTTGATCCAAAGCCGCAAGCGGTTTGACAGGCTTTGGCTCTGCGGCGACGGTGAAAGCGATGTTGCGACAGACGGTCATCTCTACGCGCCGCGGGTGGCCCTGTGCGCCAACCACGCCGCCTTACTCGTTTTACGCCTGGTTTTAGGCTATGATCAGCCTTAA
- the thiS gene encoding sulfur carrier protein ThiS: MFVNGKEMPLEAPCSVTDLVQSLGYDASRIAILLNGTVLPKEAFATTEVSAADKLEIVQFVGGG; this comes from the coding sequence ATGTTTGTAAATGGTAAAGAGATGCCCTTGGAGGCGCCATGTTCTGTCACAGACCTGGTCCAATCTCTGGGCTATGATGCGTCACGAATTGCTATCTTGCTGAACGGAACGGTCCTGCCCAAAGAGGCTTTCGCAACGACGGAAGTGTCTGCCGCGGACAAGCTGGAAATCGTTCAATTTGTAGGTGGCGGCTGA
- a CDS encoding PTS transporter subunit IIC, translating to MAKSYPVRDYITNVLNGMAWGLFSSLLIGLIIKQIGTLAGLEILVDIGNVAQRLMGPAIGVGVAYVLRAPALVVMSCATVGTIGAGTLVFADGTATAVIGEPVGAFVAALVAAEVGRRVAGKTSVDIVLVPLVTIVTGGMTGIYLSPFFAAMMKSLGALINTATELQPIPMGIAVAVLMGMILTLPISSAALAIALNLSGLAAGAATVGCAANMIGFAAISFKENGIGGFIAQGIGTSMLQVPNIIRNPWIWLPAIVSSAILGPISTALLGMTSSAAGAGMGTSGLVGQFAMLEVMGHSPEVLLQIAVMHFIAPAMISVLVAKWMTRRGIIKAGDLTLSKMD from the coding sequence ATGGCAAAATCATATCCCGTGCGCGATTATATTACGAATGTCTTAAACGGCATGGCGTGGGGGCTGTTTTCTTCTCTTCTAATCGGACTGATTATTAAGCAGATTGGGACCTTGGCCGGACTGGAAATTTTGGTGGACATCGGCAATGTGGCCCAACGCCTGATGGGCCCGGCCATCGGGGTCGGGGTGGCCTATGTCCTGCGGGCACCGGCCTTGGTGGTGATGAGCTGCGCCACGGTGGGCACCATCGGGGCGGGGACGCTGGTCTTTGCGGACGGGACGGCAACGGCGGTCATCGGTGAGCCGGTCGGGGCTTTTGTGGCGGCCCTGGTGGCGGCAGAGGTTGGCCGGCGCGTGGCAGGCAAGACGAGTGTGGACATTGTCCTGGTACCGCTGGTAACAATTGTTACCGGCGGGATGACAGGCATTTATCTTTCGCCTTTTTTTGCGGCAATGATGAAGAGTCTCGGGGCCCTGATCAATACGGCAACAGAATTGCAACCGATTCCCATGGGCATTGCGGTGGCGGTCTTGATGGGGATGATTTTAACCCTGCCCATTTCATCCGCAGCCCTGGCGATTGCGCTGAACTTAAGCGGCCTGGCGGCCGGTGCGGCAACGGTCGGCTGTGCCGCGAATATGATCGGCTTTGCGGCGATTTCTTTTAAAGAGAATGGCATCGGCGGATTTATTGCCCAAGGGATCGGCACGAGTATGCTCCAGGTGCCGAACATCATTCGCAACCCCTGGATCTGGCTGCCAGCGATTGTTTCCTCGGCTATTTTAGGGCCCATTTCAACGGCCCTTTTGGGCATGACCTCCAGCGCCGCCGGCGCAGGGATGGGGACCAGCGGCTTGGTGGGTCAGTTTGCCATGCTGGAAGTGATGGGTCACTCACCGGAGGTGCTCTTGCAAATAGCGGTGATGCACTTCATCGCACCGGCAATGATTTCCGTCCTGGTGGCCAAATGGATGACCCGCCGAGGCATCATCAAGGCAGGCGATTTAACCTTAAGTAAAATGGACTGA
- a CDS encoding HAD family hydrolase — translation MQYAIFDMDGTLIDSMPLWRDVGQTFRERRQLPPLGDMTRLFHKMTIVQAATYLKEAYQLPESTEAVHREIQEIAWQAYAEKVPLKDGVAEALVAFKAAGVRMAIATANERSLVELVLNRLNISPYIDTVRTCGEVGMTKKEGPSVYLKCLQDLGGSAPETCYVFEDAPHAAESAAQAGFQVVAVYDDAYAYDLPRLKKAARYYCQKASQWPALLEDSF, via the coding sequence ATGCAATACGCCATCTTTGACATGGACGGCACCCTTATTGATTCAATGCCCCTGTGGCGTGACGTCGGGCAGACCTTTCGCGAACGGCGGCAATTGCCCCCCTTAGGCGACATGACCCGTCTTTTTCATAAAATGACCATCGTTCAAGCCGCCACCTATCTGAAAGAGGCCTACCAATTGCCTGAAAGCACAGAAGCCGTTCATCGGGAAATTCAAGAAATTGCCTGGCAGGCCTACGCTGAAAAAGTCCCCTTGAAAGACGGCGTGGCCGAAGCCCTCGTCGCCTTCAAAGCCGCCGGGGTCCGCATGGCCATTGCCACCGCCAACGAGCGCAGCTTGGTCGAACTGGTCCTCAACCGCCTGAACATCTCCCCCTATATCGACACCGTTCGTACCTGTGGAGAAGTCGGCATGACCAAAAAAGAAGGCCCCAGTGTCTACCTCAAATGCCTACAAGACCTGGGCGGCAGCGCCCCTGAAACTTGCTATGTCTTTGAAGACGCTCCCCACGCCGCCGAAAGCGCCGCCCAAGCCGGCTTCCAAGTCGTCGCCGTTTACGATGACGCCTACGCCTACGACCTCCCCCGCCTCAAAAAGGCCGCCCGCTATTACTGCCAAAAGGCCAGTCAATGGCCCGCCTTGCTGGAAGATTCCTTTTAA